The following are encoded together in the Coregonus clupeaformis isolate EN_2021a chromosome 24, ASM2061545v1, whole genome shotgun sequence genome:
- the myt1a gene encoding myelin transcription factor 1 isoform X2, whose product MKMKLCKTFLENEFRGQLLNQRWTRGDRISRFCEVKRSLRIKMSQEASDTRTRTRSKGIRVPIELVGTELSSCPTPGCDGSGHVSGRYSRHKSVLGCPIVKKRKLAEAEAEAEENQPAPKKKTPSLKLAMDEGFNAADSDAGSEAEHKEEEESEEEEQEDKENNKTPNPLESMKADCTQVVPEDTEKVTSVEFDTIAATEVEAPQEDTEAATTTQQQASTEAEAETEAETEAEAETEAEAETEAETDTYRREEEVQVVAEIQAAEEEKEEEDEGTVDEDRTTEQPKGNDKTGRAEIEEKQKEEVGDEEEEEEEGVEEEKEEERQCVSQENSDHQYSSGDYSRHQAKEEGDEEEEEEEKEGEEKEVVEEKEEEEKEEEEEEEEEEEKEEEDEVIHVEPAISLASSTLAQKCEDKEVAPEEINICTLLTEEEEEEEEGEEETEAGEVEEEDQYSHKASPTTVVIEIRSEEEEEEEEDDCLSQGSGVTDDSETWDMTRGNLGLLEQAIALKAKQVRGPHDDQQSPEDQRYQSPDDRASKPMDPAIRHRGHHSKDKKEVKCPTPGCDGTGHVTGLYPHHRSLSGCPHKDRIPPEILAMHENVLKCPTPGCTGQGHVNSNRNTHRSLSGCPIAAAEKLAKGGQFTPSHPQPSVSEPPTGSPHSDRVLRPMCFVKQLEIPQYGYRPNMVPATPRANLAKELEKYSKVSFDYASFDVQVFGKPMLVPKMPATSQPSPKAIKSKPFPKASSPSHSLSGGYAKSSSSSSSSGYDYSHDAEAAHMAATAILNLSTRCWERPENLSTKQQDPAGKEIDIEVDENGTLDLSMKKPIKREGMQSPDPSSSSSSSSQQPGGVPLSQAHLQEEWEGPLDFTKPNCPKEEEEQDEMDFVAHSYTSSDAEDDDITQESMEDRKYPGEVTTSSFKVQFSPKDCKKEVLLCPTPGCDGSGHITGNYASHRSLSGCPLADKSLRTLMAAHSAELKCPTPGCDGSGHITGNYASHRSLSGCPRAKKGAVKTTPTKDDKEDSELLSRCPVPGCDSLGHISGKYATHRSAYGCPLAARRQKEGLLNGSPFSWKAFKTEGPTCPTPGCDGSGHANGSFLTHRSLSGCPRASANKKRTRFPGDEYITAKFRASDVLDNDEDIKQLNNEISELSESNSEMEDDMMNLHTQISSMEKNLKSMEEENKQIEERNDALYMELSGLSQALIRSLSNIQLPHIEPMSEQNIDTYVDTLTHMFSNKDCYQNPENRALLESINQAVKGIEV is encoded by the exons CGTTCTCGGATGCCCAATAGTGAAGAAGAGGAAACTTGCGGAGGCGGAGGCAGAGGCAGAAGAGAATCAGCCTGCCCCTAAGAAAAAGACCCCGTCCCTGAAGTTGGCCATGGACGAGGGTTTCAACGCAGCAGACAGTGATGCTGGCAGTGAGGCGGAGcataaggaggaggaggagtcagaggaggaggagcaggaggataaAGAAAATAACAAAACGCCAAACCCACTGGAGTCCATGAAAG ccgattgcacacaggtggtaCCCGAAGACACAGAAAAAGTGACGTCTGTCGAGTTCGACACCATAGCTGCAACTGAAGTAGAGGCTCCGCAGGAGGACACAGAAGCAGCCACCACAACCCAACAGCAGGCTTCCACAGAGGCAGAAGCAGAAACAGAGGCAGAAACAGAGGCAGAAGCAGAAACAGAGGCAGAAgcagaaacagaggcagagacagatacATACAGACGCGAAGAGGAGGTGCAAGTAGTGGCAGAGATACAGGCCgctgaggaggagaaggaggaggaagatgaggggaCAGTTGATGAAGACAGAACAACAGAGCAGCCCAAAGGCAACGATAAAACAGGGAGAGCAGAGATTGAGGAGAAGCAAAAGGAGGAGGTAGGAgacgaggaagaagaggaggaggagggagtggaggaagagaaagaagaggagaggcaATGTGTGAGTCAGGAGAACTCAGATCATCAGTACTCCAGTGGCGACTACAGCAGGCATCAGGCAAAAGAGGAAGGAgatgaggaagaagaagaggaagagaaggagggagaggagaaggaggtagtggaagagaaggaggaggaagagaaggaggaggaagaggaggaggaggaagaggaggaaaaggaggaggaggatgaggtgaTCCACGTGGAGCCTGCCATCTCTCTTGCCTCTAGTACGCTTGCTCAGAAATGTGAGGATAAAGAAGTGGCCCCGGAGGAGATAAACATTTGTACCCTGTTgacagaagaggaggaagaggaggaggaaggagaggaggagacagaagcAGGGGAGGTGGAAGAAGAAGACCAATATTCTCACAAAGCCTCACCTACCACAGTGGTCATTGAGATACGatctgaggaggaggaagaggaggaggaagatgactGTCTCTCACAGGGTTCGGGCGTGACAGATGACTCGGAGACCTGGGATATGACCCGGGGGAACTTAGGGCTGCTGGAGCAAGCCATCGCACTAAAGGCCAAGCAGGTGAGAGGGCCGCACGACGACCAACAGTCTCCTGAGGACCAGCGCTACCAAAGCCCAGACGACAGGGCCAGCAAACCCATGGACCCAGCCATTCGACACAGAGGACACCACAGCAAAG ACAAGAAAGAGGTGAAATGCCCCACCCCTGGGTGTGATGGGACGGGCCATGTGACTGGGCTCTACCCCCACCACCGCAGCCTCTCTGGGTGCCCTCACAAAGACAGGATCCCACCTGAGA TCCTGGCCATGCACGAGAACGTGCTGAAGTGTCCAACTCCAGGATGCACAGGCCAAGGTCACGTCAACAGCAATCGCAACACACACCGCAG TCTGTCTGGTTGTCCCATCGCAGCTGCAGAGAAGCTCGCCAAGGGGGGCCAATTCACCCCCAGTCACCCCCAGCCTTCAGTCAGCGAGCCCCCAACTGGGAGCCCCCACTCAGACAGAGTTCTCAG ACCTATGTGTTTTGTGAAGCAGCTGGAGATCCCTCAGTATGGCTACAGACCCAACATGGTGCCTGCCACACCCCGCGCCAACCTGGCCAAAGAGCTGGAGAAATACTCCAAGGTTTCCTTCGACTATGCAAGCTTCGACGTCCAGGTGTTTGGGAAGCCTATGCTGGTTCCAAAGATGCCCGCCACCAGTCAACCCTCACCCAAAGCCATCAAAT CTAAACCATTCCCTAAGGCCTCGTCCCCAAGCCATAGCTTGTCAGGAGGATATGCAAAGAGCAgctcctcctcgtcctccagcGGCTACGATTACTCCCATGATGCTGAGGCTGCTCACATGGCTGCCACTGCCATCCTGAACCTGTCCACTCGCTGCTGGGAAAGGCCCGAGAACCTTAGCACCAAACAGCAGGACCCAGCCGGCAAG GAAATTGATATTGAAGTGGATGAGAATGGGACACTGGACCTGAGCATGAAGAAGCCCATCAAGAGGGAAGGGATGCAATCACCAGacccctcttcatcctcctcctcttcctcgcaGCAACCGGGAGGTGTTCCCTTGTCCCAGGCCCACCTGCAGGAGGAGTGGGAAGGGCCTCTGGACTTCACCAAGCCAAACTGTCccaaagaggaggaggagcaagATGAG ATGGACTTTGTGGCCCACTCCTACACCTCCTCTGATGCAGAGGATGATGACATCACTCAGGAGAGCatggaggacaggaagtaccCAGGCGAGGTCACCACGTCCAGCTTCAAGGTTCAGTTCTCGCCCAAAGACTGCAAAAAAGAAGTTCTACT ATGTCCCACCCCAGGTTGTGATGGCAGTGGGCACATCACTGGAAACTACGCGTCACATCGGAG TCTGTCAGGCTGTCCTCTTGCTGATAAGTCTCTTCGGACCCTCATGGCTGCCCACTCTGCTGAACTAAA GTGTCCGACCCCTGGATGCGATGGATCAGGTCACATCACTGGAAACTACGCCTCCCATAGAAG TTTGTCTGGATGCCCTCGTGCTAAGAAAGGTGCTGTCAAGACAACACCCACCAAGGATGACAAGGAAGACTCTGAGCTTCTAAG TAGATGCCCGGTGCCCGGCTGTGACAGCCTAGGCCACATCAGTGGGAAGTATGCCACCCACCGCAGTGCCTACGGGTGCCCCCTGGCAGCGCGGCGTCAGAAGGAGGGGCTCCTTAACGGCTCTCCTTTCTCCTGGAAGGCCTTTAAGACTGAGGGACCCACCTGTCCCACCCCCGGCTGTGACGGATCAGGACACGCCAATGGCAGCTTCCTCACACACCGCAG TCTCTCTGGTTGTCCCAGAGCCTCCGCTAATAAGAAGAGAACCAGGTTTCCTGGAGATGAGTACATTACAGCAAAGTTCAGGGCCAGCGATG TTCTGGATAATGATGAAGATATCAAGCAGCTGAACAATGAGATCAGTGAACTGAGCGAGTCCAACTCAGAGATGGAGGATGACATGATGAACCTGCACACACAG ATCTCGTCCATGGAGAAGAACCTGAAGAGTATGGAGGAGGAGAACAAGCAGATCGAGGAGAGAAACGATGCCCTGTACATGGAGCTGTCTGGCCTGAGCCAAGCTCTGATCCGCAGCTTGTCCAACATCCAGCTGCCACACATT GAACCTATGTCGGAGCAGAACATTGATACATATGTGGACACCTTGACCCATATGTTCTCCAATAAAGATTGCTACCAAAACCCGGAGAACCGCGCTCTGTTGGAGTCCATCAACCAAGCGGTAAAAGGTATCGAAGTGTAG
- the myt1a gene encoding myelin transcription factor 1 isoform X4: MKMKLCKTFLENEFRGQLLNQRWTRGDRISRFCEVKRSLRIKMSQEASDTRTRTRSKGIRVPIELVGTELSSCPTPGCDGSGHVSGRYSRHKSVLGCPIVKKRKLAEAEAEAEENQPAPKKKTPSLKLAMDEGFNAADSDAGSEAEHKEEEESEEEEQEDKENNKTPNPLESMKADCTQVVPEDTEKVTSVEFDTIAATEVEAPQEDTEAATTTQQQASTEAEAETEAETEAEAETEAEAETEAETDTYRREEEVQVVAEIQAAEEEKEEEDEGTVDEDRTTEQPKGNDKTGRAEIEEKQKEEVGDEEEEEEEGVEEEKEEERQCVSQENSDHQYSSGDYSRHQAKEEGDEEEEEEEKEGEEKEVVEEKEEEEKEEEEEEEEEEEKEEEDEVIHVEPAISLASSTLAQKCEDKEVAPEEINICTLLTEEEEEEEEGEEETEAGEVEEEDQYSHKASPTTVVIEIRSEEEEEEEEDDCLSQGSGVTDDSETWDMTRGNLGLLEQAIALKAKQVRGPHDDQQSPEDQRYQSPDDRASKPMDPAIRHRGHHSKDKKEVKCPTPGCDGTGHVTGLYPHHRSLSGCPHKDRIPPEILAMHENVLKCPTPGCTGQGHVNSNRNTHRSLSGCPIAAAEKLAKGGQFTPSHPQPSVSEPPTGSPHSDRVLRPMCFVKQLEIPQYGYRPNMVPATPRANLAKELEKYSKVSFDYASFDVQVFGKPMLVPKMPATSQPSPKAIKSKPFPKASSPSHSLSGGYAKSSSSSSSSGYDYSHDAEAAHMAATAILNLSTRCWERPENLSTKQQDPAGKEIDIEVDENGTLDLSMKKPIKREGMQSPDPSSSSSSSSQQPGGVPLSQAHLQEEWEGPLDFTKPNCPKEEEEQDEMDFVAHSYTSSDAEDDDITQESMEDRKYPGEVTTSSFKVQFSPKDCKKEVLLLSGCPLADKSLRTLMAAHSAELKCPTPGCDGSGHITGNYASHRSLSGCPRAKKGAVKTTPTKDDKEDSELLSRCPVPGCDSLGHISGKYATHRSAYGCPLAARRQKEGLLNGSPFSWKAFKTEGPTCPTPGCDGSGHANGSFLTHRSLSGCPRASANKKRTRFPGDEYITAKFRASDVLDNDEDIKQLNNEISELSESNSEMEDDMMNLHTQISSMEKNLKSMEEENKQIEERNDALYMELSGLSQALIRSLSNIQLPHIQEPMSEQNIDTYVDTLTHMFSNKDCYQNPENRALLESINQAVKGIEV, translated from the exons CGTTCTCGGATGCCCAATAGTGAAGAAGAGGAAACTTGCGGAGGCGGAGGCAGAGGCAGAAGAGAATCAGCCTGCCCCTAAGAAAAAGACCCCGTCCCTGAAGTTGGCCATGGACGAGGGTTTCAACGCAGCAGACAGTGATGCTGGCAGTGAGGCGGAGcataaggaggaggaggagtcagaggaggaggagcaggaggataaAGAAAATAACAAAACGCCAAACCCACTGGAGTCCATGAAAG ccgattgcacacaggtggtaCCCGAAGACACAGAAAAAGTGACGTCTGTCGAGTTCGACACCATAGCTGCAACTGAAGTAGAGGCTCCGCAGGAGGACACAGAAGCAGCCACCACAACCCAACAGCAGGCTTCCACAGAGGCAGAAGCAGAAACAGAGGCAGAAACAGAGGCAGAAGCAGAAACAGAGGCAGAAgcagaaacagaggcagagacagatacATACAGACGCGAAGAGGAGGTGCAAGTAGTGGCAGAGATACAGGCCgctgaggaggagaaggaggaggaagatgaggggaCAGTTGATGAAGACAGAACAACAGAGCAGCCCAAAGGCAACGATAAAACAGGGAGAGCAGAGATTGAGGAGAAGCAAAAGGAGGAGGTAGGAgacgaggaagaagaggaggaggagggagtggaggaagagaaagaagaggagaggcaATGTGTGAGTCAGGAGAACTCAGATCATCAGTACTCCAGTGGCGACTACAGCAGGCATCAGGCAAAAGAGGAAGGAgatgaggaagaagaagaggaagagaaggagggagaggagaaggaggtagtggaagagaaggaggaggaagagaaggaggaggaagaggaggaggaggaagaggaggaaaaggaggaggaggatgaggtgaTCCACGTGGAGCCTGCCATCTCTCTTGCCTCTAGTACGCTTGCTCAGAAATGTGAGGATAAAGAAGTGGCCCCGGAGGAGATAAACATTTGTACCCTGTTgacagaagaggaggaagaggaggaggaaggagaggaggagacagaagcAGGGGAGGTGGAAGAAGAAGACCAATATTCTCACAAAGCCTCACCTACCACAGTGGTCATTGAGATACGatctgaggaggaggaagaggaggaggaagatgactGTCTCTCACAGGGTTCGGGCGTGACAGATGACTCGGAGACCTGGGATATGACCCGGGGGAACTTAGGGCTGCTGGAGCAAGCCATCGCACTAAAGGCCAAGCAGGTGAGAGGGCCGCACGACGACCAACAGTCTCCTGAGGACCAGCGCTACCAAAGCCCAGACGACAGGGCCAGCAAACCCATGGACCCAGCCATTCGACACAGAGGACACCACAGCAAAG ACAAGAAAGAGGTGAAATGCCCCACCCCTGGGTGTGATGGGACGGGCCATGTGACTGGGCTCTACCCCCACCACCGCAGCCTCTCTGGGTGCCCTCACAAAGACAGGATCCCACCTGAGA TCCTGGCCATGCACGAGAACGTGCTGAAGTGTCCAACTCCAGGATGCACAGGCCAAGGTCACGTCAACAGCAATCGCAACACACACCGCAG TCTGTCTGGTTGTCCCATCGCAGCTGCAGAGAAGCTCGCCAAGGGGGGCCAATTCACCCCCAGTCACCCCCAGCCTTCAGTCAGCGAGCCCCCAACTGGGAGCCCCCACTCAGACAGAGTTCTCAG ACCTATGTGTTTTGTGAAGCAGCTGGAGATCCCTCAGTATGGCTACAGACCCAACATGGTGCCTGCCACACCCCGCGCCAACCTGGCCAAAGAGCTGGAGAAATACTCCAAGGTTTCCTTCGACTATGCAAGCTTCGACGTCCAGGTGTTTGGGAAGCCTATGCTGGTTCCAAAGATGCCCGCCACCAGTCAACCCTCACCCAAAGCCATCAAAT CTAAACCATTCCCTAAGGCCTCGTCCCCAAGCCATAGCTTGTCAGGAGGATATGCAAAGAGCAgctcctcctcgtcctccagcGGCTACGATTACTCCCATGATGCTGAGGCTGCTCACATGGCTGCCACTGCCATCCTGAACCTGTCCACTCGCTGCTGGGAAAGGCCCGAGAACCTTAGCACCAAACAGCAGGACCCAGCCGGCAAG GAAATTGATATTGAAGTGGATGAGAATGGGACACTGGACCTGAGCATGAAGAAGCCCATCAAGAGGGAAGGGATGCAATCACCAGacccctcttcatcctcctcctcttcctcgcaGCAACCGGGAGGTGTTCCCTTGTCCCAGGCCCACCTGCAGGAGGAGTGGGAAGGGCCTCTGGACTTCACCAAGCCAAACTGTCccaaagaggaggaggagcaagATGAG ATGGACTTTGTGGCCCACTCCTACACCTCCTCTGATGCAGAGGATGATGACATCACTCAGGAGAGCatggaggacaggaagtaccCAGGCGAGGTCACCACGTCCAGCTTCAAGGTTCAGTTCTCGCCCAAAGACTGCAAAAAAGAAGTTCTACT TCTGTCAGGCTGTCCTCTTGCTGATAAGTCTCTTCGGACCCTCATGGCTGCCCACTCTGCTGAACTAAA GTGTCCGACCCCTGGATGCGATGGATCAGGTCACATCACTGGAAACTACGCCTCCCATAGAAG TTTGTCTGGATGCCCTCGTGCTAAGAAAGGTGCTGTCAAGACAACACCCACCAAGGATGACAAGGAAGACTCTGAGCTTCTAAG TAGATGCCCGGTGCCCGGCTGTGACAGCCTAGGCCACATCAGTGGGAAGTATGCCACCCACCGCAGTGCCTACGGGTGCCCCCTGGCAGCGCGGCGTCAGAAGGAGGGGCTCCTTAACGGCTCTCCTTTCTCCTGGAAGGCCTTTAAGACTGAGGGACCCACCTGTCCCACCCCCGGCTGTGACGGATCAGGACACGCCAATGGCAGCTTCCTCACACACCGCAG TCTCTCTGGTTGTCCCAGAGCCTCCGCTAATAAGAAGAGAACCAGGTTTCCTGGAGATGAGTACATTACAGCAAAGTTCAGGGCCAGCGATG TTCTGGATAATGATGAAGATATCAAGCAGCTGAACAATGAGATCAGTGAACTGAGCGAGTCCAACTCAGAGATGGAGGATGACATGATGAACCTGCACACACAG ATCTCGTCCATGGAGAAGAACCTGAAGAGTATGGAGGAGGAGAACAAGCAGATCGAGGAGAGAAACGATGCCCTGTACATGGAGCTGTCTGGCCTGAGCCAAGCTCTGATCCGCAGCTTGTCCAACATCCAGCTGCCACACATT CAGGAACCTATGTCGGAGCAGAACATTGATACATATGTGGACACCTTGACCCATATGTTCTCCAATAAAGATTGCTACCAAAACCCGGAGAACCGCGCTCTGTTGGAGTCCATCAACCAAGCGGTAAAAGGTATCGAAGTGTAG
- the myt1a gene encoding myelin transcription factor 1 isoform X7, whose protein sequence is MKMKLCKTFLENEFRGQLLNQRWTRGDRISRFCEVKRSLRIKMSQEASDTRTRTRSKGIRVPIELVGTELSSCPTPGCDGSGHVSGRYSRHKSVLGCPIVKKRKLAEAEAEAEENQPAPKKKTPSLKLAMDEGFNAADSDAGSEAEHKEEEESEEEEQEDKENNKTPNPLESMKADCTQVVPEDTEKVTSVEFDTIAATEVEAPQEDTEAATTTQQQASTEAEAETEAETEAEAETEAEAETEAETDTYRREEEVQVVAEIQAAEEEKEEEDEGTVDEDRTTEQPKGNDKTGRAEIEEKQKEEVGDEEEEEEEGVEEEKEEERQCVSQENSDHQYSSGDYSRHQAKEEGDEEEEEEEKEGEEKEVVEEKEEEEKEEEEEEEEEEEKEEEDEVIHVEPAISLASSTLAQKCEDKEVAPEEINICTLLTEEEEEEEEGEEETEAGEVEEEDQYSHKASPTTVVIEIRSEEEEEEEEDDCLSQGSGVTDDSETWDMTRGNLGLLEQAIALKAKQVRGPHDDQQSPEDQRYQSPDDRASKPMDPAIRHRGHHSKDKKEVKCPTPGCDGTGHVTGLYPHHRSLSGCPHKDRIPPEILAMHENVLKCPTPGCTGQGHVNSNRNTHRSLSGCPIAAAEKLAKGGQFTPSHPQPSVSEPPTGSPHSDRVLRPMCFVKQLEIPQYGYRPNMVPATPRANLAKELEKYSKVSFDYASFDVQVFGKPMLVPKMPATSQPSPKAIKSKPFPKASSPSHSLSGGYAKSSSSSSSSGYDYSHDAEAAHMAATAILNLSTRCWERPENLSTKQQDPAGKEIDIEVDENGTLDLSMKKPIKREGMQSPDPSSSSSSSSQQPGGVPLSQAHLQEEWEGPLDFTKPNCPKEEEEQDEMDFVAHSYTSSDAEDDDITQESMEDRKYPGEVTTSSFKVQFSPKDCKKEVLLLSGCPLADKSLRTLMAAHSAELKCPTPGCDGSGHITGNYASHRSLSGCPRAKKGAVKTTPTKDDKEDSELLSRCPVPGCDSLGHISGKYATHRSAYGCPLAARRQKEGLLNGSPFSWKAFKTEGPTCPTPGCDGSGHANGSFLTHRSLSGCPRASANKKRTRFPGDEYITAKFRASDVLDNDEDIKQLNNEISELSESNSEMEDDMMNLHTQISSMEKNLKSMEEENKQIEERNDALYMELSGLSQALIRSLSNIQLPHIEPMSEQNIDTYVDTLTHMFSNKDCYQNPENRALLESINQAVKGIEV, encoded by the exons CGTTCTCGGATGCCCAATAGTGAAGAAGAGGAAACTTGCGGAGGCGGAGGCAGAGGCAGAAGAGAATCAGCCTGCCCCTAAGAAAAAGACCCCGTCCCTGAAGTTGGCCATGGACGAGGGTTTCAACGCAGCAGACAGTGATGCTGGCAGTGAGGCGGAGcataaggaggaggaggagtcagaggaggaggagcaggaggataaAGAAAATAACAAAACGCCAAACCCACTGGAGTCCATGAAAG ccgattgcacacaggtggtaCCCGAAGACACAGAAAAAGTGACGTCTGTCGAGTTCGACACCATAGCTGCAACTGAAGTAGAGGCTCCGCAGGAGGACACAGAAGCAGCCACCACAACCCAACAGCAGGCTTCCACAGAGGCAGAAGCAGAAACAGAGGCAGAAACAGAGGCAGAAGCAGAAACAGAGGCAGAAgcagaaacagaggcagagacagatacATACAGACGCGAAGAGGAGGTGCAAGTAGTGGCAGAGATACAGGCCgctgaggaggagaaggaggaggaagatgaggggaCAGTTGATGAAGACAGAACAACAGAGCAGCCCAAAGGCAACGATAAAACAGGGAGAGCAGAGATTGAGGAGAAGCAAAAGGAGGAGGTAGGAgacgaggaagaagaggaggaggagggagtggaggaagagaaagaagaggagaggcaATGTGTGAGTCAGGAGAACTCAGATCATCAGTACTCCAGTGGCGACTACAGCAGGCATCAGGCAAAAGAGGAAGGAgatgaggaagaagaagaggaagagaaggagggagaggagaaggaggtagtggaagagaaggaggaggaagagaaggaggaggaagaggaggaggaggaagaggaggaaaaggaggaggaggatgaggtgaTCCACGTGGAGCCTGCCATCTCTCTTGCCTCTAGTACGCTTGCTCAGAAATGTGAGGATAAAGAAGTGGCCCCGGAGGAGATAAACATTTGTACCCTGTTgacagaagaggaggaagaggaggaggaaggagaggaggagacagaagcAGGGGAGGTGGAAGAAGAAGACCAATATTCTCACAAAGCCTCACCTACCACAGTGGTCATTGAGATACGatctgaggaggaggaagaggaggaggaagatgactGTCTCTCACAGGGTTCGGGCGTGACAGATGACTCGGAGACCTGGGATATGACCCGGGGGAACTTAGGGCTGCTGGAGCAAGCCATCGCACTAAAGGCCAAGCAGGTGAGAGGGCCGCACGACGACCAACAGTCTCCTGAGGACCAGCGCTACCAAAGCCCAGACGACAGGGCCAGCAAACCCATGGACCCAGCCATTCGACACAGAGGACACCACAGCAAAG ACAAGAAAGAGGTGAAATGCCCCACCCCTGGGTGTGATGGGACGGGCCATGTGACTGGGCTCTACCCCCACCACCGCAGCCTCTCTGGGTGCCCTCACAAAGACAGGATCCCACCTGAGA TCCTGGCCATGCACGAGAACGTGCTGAAGTGTCCAACTCCAGGATGCACAGGCCAAGGTCACGTCAACAGCAATCGCAACACACACCGCAG TCTGTCTGGTTGTCCCATCGCAGCTGCAGAGAAGCTCGCCAAGGGGGGCCAATTCACCCCCAGTCACCCCCAGCCTTCAGTCAGCGAGCCCCCAACTGGGAGCCCCCACTCAGACAGAGTTCTCAG ACCTATGTGTTTTGTGAAGCAGCTGGAGATCCCTCAGTATGGCTACAGACCCAACATGGTGCCTGCCACACCCCGCGCCAACCTGGCCAAAGAGCTGGAGAAATACTCCAAGGTTTCCTTCGACTATGCAAGCTTCGACGTCCAGGTGTTTGGGAAGCCTATGCTGGTTCCAAAGATGCCCGCCACCAGTCAACCCTCACCCAAAGCCATCAAAT CTAAACCATTCCCTAAGGCCTCGTCCCCAAGCCATAGCTTGTCAGGAGGATATGCAAAGAGCAgctcctcctcgtcctccagcGGCTACGATTACTCCCATGATGCTGAGGCTGCTCACATGGCTGCCACTGCCATCCTGAACCTGTCCACTCGCTGCTGGGAAAGGCCCGAGAACCTTAGCACCAAACAGCAGGACCCAGCCGGCAAG GAAATTGATATTGAAGTGGATGAGAATGGGACACTGGACCTGAGCATGAAGAAGCCCATCAAGAGGGAAGGGATGCAATCACCAGacccctcttcatcctcctcctcttcctcgcaGCAACCGGGAGGTGTTCCCTTGTCCCAGGCCCACCTGCAGGAGGAGTGGGAAGGGCCTCTGGACTTCACCAAGCCAAACTGTCccaaagaggaggaggagcaagATGAG ATGGACTTTGTGGCCCACTCCTACACCTCCTCTGATGCAGAGGATGATGACATCACTCAGGAGAGCatggaggacaggaagtaccCAGGCGAGGTCACCACGTCCAGCTTCAAGGTTCAGTTCTCGCCCAAAGACTGCAAAAAAGAAGTTCTACT TCTGTCAGGCTGTCCTCTTGCTGATAAGTCTCTTCGGACCCTCATGGCTGCCCACTCTGCTGAACTAAA GTGTCCGACCCCTGGATGCGATGGATCAGGTCACATCACTGGAAACTACGCCTCCCATAGAAG TTTGTCTGGATGCCCTCGTGCTAAGAAAGGTGCTGTCAAGACAACACCCACCAAGGATGACAAGGAAGACTCTGAGCTTCTAAG TAGATGCCCGGTGCCCGGCTGTGACAGCCTAGGCCACATCAGTGGGAAGTATGCCACCCACCGCAGTGCCTACGGGTGCCCCCTGGCAGCGCGGCGTCAGAAGGAGGGGCTCCTTAACGGCTCTCCTTTCTCCTGGAAGGCCTTTAAGACTGAGGGACCCACCTGTCCCACCCCCGGCTGTGACGGATCAGGACACGCCAATGGCAGCTTCCTCACACACCGCAG TCTCTCTGGTTGTCCCAGAGCCTCCGCTAATAAGAAGAGAACCAGGTTTCCTGGAGATGAGTACATTACAGCAAAGTTCAGGGCCAGCGATG TTCTGGATAATGATGAAGATATCAAGCAGCTGAACAATGAGATCAGTGAACTGAGCGAGTCCAACTCAGAGATGGAGGATGACATGATGAACCTGCACACACAG ATCTCGTCCATGGAGAAGAACCTGAAGAGTATGGAGGAGGAGAACAAGCAGATCGAGGAGAGAAACGATGCCCTGTACATGGAGCTGTCTGGCCTGAGCCAAGCTCTGATCCGCAGCTTGTCCAACATCCAGCTGCCACACATT GAACCTATGTCGGAGCAGAACATTGATACATATGTGGACACCTTGACCCATATGTTCTCCAATAAAGATTGCTACCAAAACCCGGAGAACCGCGCTCTGTTGGAGTCCATCAACCAAGCGGTAAAAGGTATCGAAGTGTAG